The following are from one region of the Dreissena polymorpha isolate Duluth1 chromosome 2, UMN_Dpol_1.0, whole genome shotgun sequence genome:
- the LOC127870051 gene encoding uncharacterized protein LOC127870051: protein MGGIGKLVTLLLLASPIALTVGQLLDCDTSNGWFYLGGSKCYKVFAGNNRRAYARAKDICVSYGSRLATIKDQFESDSLGSKVSQLVPESERPFYIGLKRELRDTCVACKELRWSDGSAASELQGFWGDNQPNEDLGDCVHVYKNEETYVYDRPYTFSYGNCDVQRSFVCERMAAPTGSFHCFQGGYVRQNQVCDGNSDCNDASDELNCPSRCHFYHKELTGANGTLASFVYRNAQTCTWAIETAVGTNAFVELRDFTSEESADIATIYVGSLDPTRATVVGQLSGTVGTRQFRSFNNLMIIVFSTDSEITLSGFSGIYGSLSSSSGLVEYLTADQTQRTFTVSKFTIATITGFMGQRDYVLVIKTQEQYQLGQVITVEVDASKVDAFQLNDGDYIMFFDGDSAADKVLGKLCNTCDNYFTVQSTKNTMSILLRTGRDIASNSNFRIKYQQGKESLLV from the exons TTGGATTGTGACACCAGCAATGGATGGTTTTACTTGGGAGGTAGTAAATGTTACAAAGTATTCGCGGGGAATAACCGAAGAGCCTATGCCAGGGCAAAAGATATATGTGTGAG CTATGGATCTCGACTAGCAACAATCAAAGACCAGTTTGAATCTGACAGTCTCGGTAGTAAAGTCAGTCAGCTTGTTCCAGAGAGTGAAAGGCCATTTTATATTG GTCTCAAAAGAGAGCTAAGGGACACCTGTGTGGCCTGCAAAGAGCTCAGATGGAGTGACGGATCAGCAGCCTCGGAGTTGCAGGGTTTCTGGGGAGACAACCAGCCCAACGAGGACCTGGGTGACTGCGTGCACGTGTACAAGAATGAGGAGACCTACGTCTATGATCGACCCTACACCTTCAGCTATGGCAACTGTGACGTGCAGAGGTCATTTGTCTGCGAGAGAATGGCTGCACCTACCG GAAGTTTCCACTGTTTCCAAGGAGGTTATGTCAGGCAGAACCAAGTATGTGATGGAAATAGCGACTGCAATGATGCATCTGATGAACTTAATTGCC CCAGCAGATGTCACTTTTACCATAAAGAGTTGACTGGTGCAAATGGCACTCTGGCTTCATTTGTTTACCGGAATGCACAGACATGTACATGGGCCATTGAGACTGCTGTTGGGACCAATGCATTTGTGGAG CTGAGGGACTTTACCAGTGAAGAGTCGGCCGACATTGCCACCATATATGTGGGAAGTCTAGACCCAACCAGAGCCACAGTTGTTGGCCAGCTATCAGGCACTGTAGGGACACGGCAGTTTAGAAGCTTCAACAACCTCAtgattattgtgttttcaacagaCAGCGAGATCACCTTGTCTGGATTCTCTGGCATCTACGGAAGTT TGTCGTCAAGCTCTGGGTTGGTGGAGTACCTGACTGCTGATCAGACGCAGAGGACCTTCACTGTGTCCAAGTTCACCATAGCAACCATCACAGGCTTCATGGGACAGAGGGACTATGTGCTGGTAATTAAGACACAGGAACAGTACCAGCTGGGACAGGTTATCACAGTAGAG GTGGATGCCTCAAAG GTGGATGCTTTCCAACTGAATGATGGTGACTACATCATGTTTTTTGACGGTGACTCTGCTGCAGACAAGGTGCTTGGAAAGCTTTGCAATACCTGTGATAATTACTTCACCGTCCAATCCACAAAGAACACCATGTCAATACTGTTGCGCACTGGCAGGGATATTGCTTCGAACTCAAACTTCAGGATCAAGTACCAGCAAGGCAAGGAATCCCTGCTTGTATGA